The stretch of DNA acttaaatattttatatttctttgGCTATATAGATCCTACTGGAATATCCAACTGAGTTCCTCACTGCAGTGCGTGGGGTTCGTCATCGCTTTATTGGCTCATTTGCGCCCATCAAGTCTTTAACATTTGTGACCAACAAGGCCACATATGGACCCTTTGGTCAACCACGTAGTGTTCAGCATGATATTGATTTTGGATTCAAAATTTCGGCAAATGTACCCAGGAATTGGATTAGTGGATTTTATGGTACTGTTTACCGGGGCTACATCGAAGGTCTTGGAGTTTACGTACAGTCACCGACTACTAGCCAGCCTGATGAGTCTATACGACAGTGGAAGCCTGAATTGTAGTTTTAATGGTTGTCTTTATTTCAGAATGAAGTAATTGTTCTCCCTTTATTCAGTGTTTTACTTTCGAAAactaatttgaatttgattCGTCTTTTGTCCCTTAAACAGTTACACCATGCTACTATGCGTGGATGGAatgtttgaaaaatatattgttttgttATTTATGTTACTCTCTTTATGTGTTCTCGAGCTAAgttttgaatgaattatatgTATGATATGAGTACTGTTCAAATTTACTTTGAGTACTAACACGAATTGAACAAGTGATATCAAAACCCAAACTAATTTATCCATTCAAAATTATTTACCGCGCATAAtttgaatgaatatataatgaAATTCGATACTTCTCAATACTCTCTTGATCGAATTTGTAACACATTTTTTTCTAGTGTAGTGTGAACTGACGATTAAAACACATTACTGATTTATCGAATACACATTTTTGAATAGTAGATGCAATAAGATTCTTTCATTAtcggaaaaaaattattaagttataCTTTATTAGTTGGCTTGGCATGCTAGATTGAAACCGGAGCTTGCGTGCCGCcataattttttactttcttgagttttaatcattttttgttCATAGAAGGCTAAATTGTTCACCCCAATGGTCACCATATCTAGCTTGGCAGGATTGtgaaggaattttttttaataaaattataatgactatatattaacaaaggataataatttattaatgtgATATGAAAGTACATGGACTTTTAACAGTGAGTTGTAATTACAGGAGTGTTGataaaatagattttgaaaTTGTAGTTTGATAAACTCAATGGAGTAGTTAaagtggcaagtgagttctCTCTGTGGAACATTATAATGACAAAAGTAGCCTAATTAAGGACCAAAGGTTTTGCTTAAATGCTTAGAAAAACCTTTGAAGGGATAATTTTTCTCTTCACCCTCATTCTCTATTATCATAGTAGATATGAATGGAATTTATGAAAATTGTGAGGGGGAATGGCCATTTTATTAGCCTCTCAATTGTATTAGATTGGTCAACACAGTCCCTTAATTATACATacagggggtgtttggttattgactTATAAGcaaaattttaacttatttgatcaaGTTTAGCTGTTTGACTAATCAATAAgttattttgaagtgtttggtaaaggcttattggccttggcttattgggccaataagctgaaaattgaaaagctaatgaatgtagctttttgtattagcTTGTTGGGAACAATGGCTATATcaactattttatcctttgaaatcaatgtggtttacttttaaatggatgatgtgtttgttattttataataataataataataatagtaataataataataataataataataaacgagTGTTgggtttgttatttttaataataataataatagaaaataaatacgtaataaaaattattttagaatactcgtataatttaataagagttaaataaacaaaaataattaacttatgcccttaaaaaaagtatagatgatatccaaatttcataattatttattaataagagttttatcttcttgttatatttaaaggttgaaataatacaatacattcatacccttaaatgtcattttacattcaatcaactactagtaaacagctaatttaccaaacagttttttataaccagatAATACAACCAGTTGGTCAAACCAATTAGCGCAACCaaccatcaactactagctaaaccaaccagctatcagccgtttgccaaacaccctaACCTAATTTAATTCCTGAATTGTTTGTTTGGTGGTCAATTTTAATGTCTCACCTCAGCATATAGTTGTTCCGTTGATGTAAACTCATCAGTTtccactaagggtgtgtttggaaagcaggaaaatgacttctggaaaatgttttctggaaaatgaattattttccggaaaacagtttcatttccagtgtttggttgcattctagaaaactgtcttcgtgtgtttggttcattttctggaaaatgtgttaaattgtataattttacattttaattatttttaaaaatataaaaaataataataataataatataaaataataatattcttttaCAAACTTACATATGTGGCCATTTtgacaaaataattgttgaagccaagtcctgaaaatgacttccggaaaaaaaattcggaagtcattttccggaaaaatggcctcattttccttggtcaacggaaattgttttccgttgactgcattttccaagtactgccaaacaccaaaagcccggaaaatgatttccagaaatcattttccgggctaccaaacacaccctaaaacaCAAATCAAATAAGCAGGCGAATTATTGTGGCCTGAGCGTGCTTTGATTAGATGAATAGTCGATCCATTTGACTGACGTACTGCATTAATCCAAAATGTTTATATTGGAAAGAGTGTTTTGCATGTCTTGAAACACTGCATTATTCATTGTATTTCTGGTCAGTGTATGCTTGTTAATATTGTTTAATGTGCAATGGTAAGTGACTCCTCGACTTTGACGATGTATTTATATCTTAGAACTACTACTTCATCATTCATTACAATTAtttgcactatatatatatatatatgatg from Ipomoea triloba cultivar NCNSP0323 chromosome 7, ASM357664v1 encodes:
- the LOC116025426 gene encoding inactive protein RESTRICTED TEV MOVEMENT 1-like yields the protein MMFKVDLVCAGNGNPWDDHSLGQVVGIVISYTSTNVYTLRFLYVKDNIQQMSEEHGNCTDGENSEMILLEYPTEFLTAVRGVRHRFIGSFAPIKSLTFVTNKATYGPFGQPRSVQHDIDFGFKISANVPRNWISGFYGTVYRGYIEGLGVYVQSPTTSQPDESIRQWKPEL